In Chrysemys picta bellii isolate R12L10 chromosome 3, ASM1138683v2, whole genome shotgun sequence, a single genomic region encodes these proteins:
- the LOC135982506 gene encoding uncharacterized protein LOC135982506, producing the protein MESSQDRKRAPAWTEQEVRDLLAIWGDEAVIAELRSSKRNGKVLEKISKAMKDRGHNRDTQQCRVKIKELRQAYHKAREPNGRSGAEPQTCRYYAELHAILGDAATTTPTVCYDSLTGETHREDGSGNEEDDDGGTVGSSQQQGSGETGFPNSQDMFVTLDLEPVTPELTQDPQGTQETSAANVSPSQRLVNIRKRKRGTRDEMFTELQMSAHADRAQQNAWRQSMSEMRKAQYERKERWRAESRDEQSKWRAEDDRWRQLADRRQEAMLRLLEHQTDMLERMVELQERQQEQRPPLQPLCNQQPSSPSSIASSPRRPRTRWGDLRPPSHSTPDDRPSIRRLAFNKT; encoded by the exons atggagtcctcccaggatcgcaaaagagctccagcatggaccgaacaggaggtacgagatctgctcgccatatggggagatgaagcagtgatagctgaactccgtagcagtaaaagaaatggaaaagtattagaaaagatctccaaggccatgaaggaccgaggccataacagggacacacagcagtgccgcgtgaaaattaaggagctacggcaagcttaccacaaagccagagaaccaaacggaaggtccggggcagagccgcaaacttgccgctactacgcggagctgcatgcgatcctaggggatgcagccaccactaccccaaccgtgtgctatgactctctcactggagaaacacacagggaagacggttcggggaacgaggaagatgacgatggaggtactgtaggtagctcacagcagcaaggaagcggagaaaccggtttccccaacagccaggatatgtttgtgaccctggacttggaaccagtaacccccgaactcacccaagaccctcagggcacacaggagacctctg ctgcaaatgtttctccttcgcagaggctcgtgaacattagaaagagaaaacgtgggacgagggacgagatgttcacggagctgcagatgtccgcccacgctgatagagcacagcagaatgcgtggaggcagtcaatgtcggagatgagaaaagcccaatatgaacgaaaggagaggtggcgggctgaatcgcgggatgaacagagcaagtggcgggctgaagacgataggtggcgtcagcttgcagacagacggcaagaggcaatgctccgtctgctggagcatcaaactgatatgctcgagcgtatggttgagctgcaggaaaggcagcaggagcagagaccgccgctacagcccctgtgtaaccaacagccctcctccccaagttccatagcctcctcaccaagacgcccaagaacacggtggggggacctccgtccacccagtcactccaccccagatgatcgcccaagcatcagaaggctggccttcaataagacttaa